From Ictidomys tridecemlineatus isolate mIctTri1 chromosome 2, mIctTri1.hap1, whole genome shotgun sequence, the proteins below share one genomic window:
- the Trafd1 gene encoding TRAF-type zinc finger domain-containing protein 1 isoform X1, with amino-acid sequence MAEFLDDQDTRLCDNCKKEIPVFNFTIHEIHCQRNIGMCPICKEPLPKSDMEIHMATEHCQVTCKCSKKLEKRQLKKHEETECPLRLAVCQHCDLELSVLKLKEHEDYCGARTELCGNCGRNVLVKDLKSHPEVCGRGEEERRNEVTVSPNAYDESWGQDGIWIASQLLRQIEALDPPMRLPRRPLRAFESDLFHNRTANQRNMTAPFPIQNNLFEEQERQERNRSRQPPKEGGEDSANLDFMLALSLQNEGQASTVAEQDFWRAVCEADQSHGGPSSLSDMKGAADETMLPCEFCEELYPEDLLIDHQTSCNPSRALPSLNTGSSSSRGVEDPDVIFQNFLQQATSNQLDSLMGLSNSPLVEDSVIIPCEFCGVQLEEEVLFHHQDQCDQRPAMANNHVIEGIPKQPSQLQETSPELPRRRVRHQGELSSGYMDDIKQEIAKGPIYPLPPSRPINNITTTCNRLSKSTSGSTTGCQPNPPRVLKLNNSDSQDIRGRNRSSQNGAMDTDACSVRNLHPEYLVSSFPVGPSARYGASGRSEGGRSSRVTPAATNYRNRTAKAKPPKQQGAGDAEEEEEEE; translated from the exons ATGGCTGAATTTCTGGATGACCAGGATACTCGACTATGTGACAACTG CAAAAAAGAAATTCCTGTTTTTAACTTTACCATCCATGAGATCCATTGTCAAAGGAACATTGGTATGTGTCCTATCTGCAAGGAACCACTTCCCAAATCTGACATGGAGATTCACATGGCTACAGAACACTGTCAG GTGACGTGCAAATGCAGTAAGAAATTGGAGAAGAGACAATTAAAGAAACATGAG GAGACTGAATGCCCTCTGCGGCTTGCTGTCTGCCAGCACTGTGATTTGGAACTCTCTGTTCTCAAACTGAAGGAACATGAAGATTACTGTGGTGCCCGGACAGAGCTGTGTGGCAACTGTGGACGCAATGTCCTTGTGAAAGACCTGAAGTCTCACCCTGAAGTTtgtgggagaggggaggaggaaaggagaaatgaagtTACTGTATCTCCTAATGCATATGATGAGTCCTGGGGTCAAGATGGAATCTGGATTGCATCCCAGCTCCTGAGACAGATTGAAGCTCTGGACCCACCAATGAGGCTACCCCGAAGGCCTCTGAGAGCCTTTGAATCAGACCTTTTCCACAATAGGACTGCCAACCAAAGGAATATGACAGCCCCCTTTCCAATTCAGAATAATCTAT ttgaagAACAAGAAAGGCAGGAAAGGAATAGAAGCCGTCAGCCTCCCAAAGAGGGTGGTGAAGATAGTGCAAACCTGGACTTCATGTTGGCCCTAAGTCTGCAAAATGAGGGCCAGGCCTCCACTGTGGCAGAACAGGACTTCTGGAGGGCCGTTTGTGAGGCAGATCAGTCGCATGGTGGGCCCAGTTCTCTGAGTGACATGAAGG GTGCAGCTGATGAGACCATGTTGCCTTGTGAATTTTGTGAGGAGCTCTACCCAGAGGATCTGCTGATTGACCATCAG aCAAGCTGTAACCCTTCGCGTGCCTTACCTTCGCTCAATACTGGAAGCTCTTCTTCCAGGGGGGTGGAAGATCCTGATGTCATCTTCCAGAACTTTCTGCAGCAGGCTACAAGTAACCAGTTAGACTCTTTGATGGGTCTGAGCAATTCACCCCTTGTGGAAGATAGTGTCATCATCCCATGTGAATTCTGTGGGGTACAGTTGGAAGAAGAGGTGCTGTTCCATCACCAG GACCAATGTGACCAACGCCCAGCCATGGCAAACAACCATGTGATTGAGGGGATTCCTAAACAGCCATCCCAACTTCAAGAGACCTCACCAGAGCTGCCCAGGAGGCGTGTCAGACACCAGG GAGAATTGTCTTCTGGCTATATGGATGATATCAAGCAGGAAATAGCTAAAGGACCCATCTACCCTCTGCCCCCCAGCAGACCCATTAATAATATTACAACTACCTGTAACCGACTATCAAAATCAACATCAGGCTCTACAACTGGGTGCCAGCCCAACCCTCCTCGAGTGCTGAAACTCAACAACTCAGACAGCCAGGACATCCGAGGGCGAAATAGAAGCAGCCAGAATGGGGCCATGGACACTGATGCATGCTCAGTTCGAAATCTCCACCCAGAATACCTTGTGTCCTCTTTCCCCGTTGGGCCTTCTGCGAGATATGGAGCCAG TGGTAGGAGTGAAGGTGGCAGAAGTTCCCGGGTCACCCCTGCAGCTACCAACTACCGCAACAGAACTGCAAAG GCAAAGCCCCCGAAGCAGcagggagctggggatgcagaggaggaagaggaggaggagtag
- the Trafd1 gene encoding TRAF-type zinc finger domain-containing protein 1 isoform X3 — protein MAEFLDDQDTRLCDNCKKEIPVFNFTIHEIHCQRNIGMCPICKEPLPKSDMEIHMATEHCQVTCKCSKKLEKRQLKKHEETECPLRLAVCQHCDLELSVLKLKEHEDYCGARTELCGNCGRNVLVKDLKSHPEVCGRGEEERRNEVTVSPNAYDESWGQDGIWIASQLLRQIEALDPPMRLPRRPLRAFESDLFHNRTANQRNMTAPFPIQNNLCAADETMLPCEFCEELYPEDLLIDHQTSCNPSRALPSLNTGSSSSRGVEDPDVIFQNFLQQATSNQLDSLMGLSNSPLVEDSVIIPCEFCGVQLEEEVLFHHQDQCDQRPAMANNHVIEGIPKQPSQLQETSPELPRRRVRHQGELSSGYMDDIKQEIAKGPIYPLPPSRPINNITTTCNRLSKSTSGSTTGCQPNPPRVLKLNNSDSQDIRGRNRSSQNGAMDTDACSVRNLHPEYLVSSFPVGPSARYGASGRSEGGRSSRVTPAATNYRNRTAKAKPPKQQGAGDAEEEEEEE, from the exons ATGGCTGAATTTCTGGATGACCAGGATACTCGACTATGTGACAACTG CAAAAAAGAAATTCCTGTTTTTAACTTTACCATCCATGAGATCCATTGTCAAAGGAACATTGGTATGTGTCCTATCTGCAAGGAACCACTTCCCAAATCTGACATGGAGATTCACATGGCTACAGAACACTGTCAG GTGACGTGCAAATGCAGTAAGAAATTGGAGAAGAGACAATTAAAGAAACATGAG GAGACTGAATGCCCTCTGCGGCTTGCTGTCTGCCAGCACTGTGATTTGGAACTCTCTGTTCTCAAACTGAAGGAACATGAAGATTACTGTGGTGCCCGGACAGAGCTGTGTGGCAACTGTGGACGCAATGTCCTTGTGAAAGACCTGAAGTCTCACCCTGAAGTTtgtgggagaggggaggaggaaaggagaaatgaagtTACTGTATCTCCTAATGCATATGATGAGTCCTGGGGTCAAGATGGAATCTGGATTGCATCCCAGCTCCTGAGACAGATTGAAGCTCTGGACCCACCAATGAGGCTACCCCGAAGGCCTCTGAGAGCCTTTGAATCAGACCTTTTCCACAATAGGACTGCCAACCAAAGGAATATGACAGCCCCCTTTCCAATTCAGAATAATCTAT GTGCAGCTGATGAGACCATGTTGCCTTGTGAATTTTGTGAGGAGCTCTACCCAGAGGATCTGCTGATTGACCATCAG aCAAGCTGTAACCCTTCGCGTGCCTTACCTTCGCTCAATACTGGAAGCTCTTCTTCCAGGGGGGTGGAAGATCCTGATGTCATCTTCCAGAACTTTCTGCAGCAGGCTACAAGTAACCAGTTAGACTCTTTGATGGGTCTGAGCAATTCACCCCTTGTGGAAGATAGTGTCATCATCCCATGTGAATTCTGTGGGGTACAGTTGGAAGAAGAGGTGCTGTTCCATCACCAG GACCAATGTGACCAACGCCCAGCCATGGCAAACAACCATGTGATTGAGGGGATTCCTAAACAGCCATCCCAACTTCAAGAGACCTCACCAGAGCTGCCCAGGAGGCGTGTCAGACACCAGG GAGAATTGTCTTCTGGCTATATGGATGATATCAAGCAGGAAATAGCTAAAGGACCCATCTACCCTCTGCCCCCCAGCAGACCCATTAATAATATTACAACTACCTGTAACCGACTATCAAAATCAACATCAGGCTCTACAACTGGGTGCCAGCCCAACCCTCCTCGAGTGCTGAAACTCAACAACTCAGACAGCCAGGACATCCGAGGGCGAAATAGAAGCAGCCAGAATGGGGCCATGGACACTGATGCATGCTCAGTTCGAAATCTCCACCCAGAATACCTTGTGTCCTCTTTCCCCGTTGGGCCTTCTGCGAGATATGGAGCCAG TGGTAGGAGTGAAGGTGGCAGAAGTTCCCGGGTCACCCCTGCAGCTACCAACTACCGCAACAGAACTGCAAAG GCAAAGCCCCCGAAGCAGcagggagctggggatgcagaggaggaagaggaggaggagtag
- the Trafd1 gene encoding TRAF-type zinc finger domain-containing protein 1 isoform X2, translating into MCPICKEPLPKSDMEIHMATEHCQVTCKCSKKLEKRQLKKHEETECPLRLAVCQHCDLELSVLKLKEHEDYCGARTELCGNCGRNVLVKDLKSHPEVCGRGEEERRNEVTVSPNAYDESWGQDGIWIASQLLRQIEALDPPMRLPRRPLRAFESDLFHNRTANQRNMTAPFPIQNNLFEEQERQERNRSRQPPKEGGEDSANLDFMLALSLQNEGQASTVAEQDFWRAVCEADQSHGGPSSLSDMKGAADETMLPCEFCEELYPEDLLIDHQTSCNPSRALPSLNTGSSSSRGVEDPDVIFQNFLQQATSNQLDSLMGLSNSPLVEDSVIIPCEFCGVQLEEEVLFHHQDQCDQRPAMANNHVIEGIPKQPSQLQETSPELPRRRVRHQGELSSGYMDDIKQEIAKGPIYPLPPSRPINNITTTCNRLSKSTSGSTTGCQPNPPRVLKLNNSDSQDIRGRNRSSQNGAMDTDACSVRNLHPEYLVSSFPVGPSARYGASGRSEGGRSSRVTPAATNYRNRTAKAKPPKQQGAGDAEEEEEEE; encoded by the exons ATGTGTCCTATCTGCAAGGAACCACTTCCCAAATCTGACATGGAGATTCACATGGCTACAGAACACTGTCAG GTGACGTGCAAATGCAGTAAGAAATTGGAGAAGAGACAATTAAAGAAACATGAG GAGACTGAATGCCCTCTGCGGCTTGCTGTCTGCCAGCACTGTGATTTGGAACTCTCTGTTCTCAAACTGAAGGAACATGAAGATTACTGTGGTGCCCGGACAGAGCTGTGTGGCAACTGTGGACGCAATGTCCTTGTGAAAGACCTGAAGTCTCACCCTGAAGTTtgtgggagaggggaggaggaaaggagaaatgaagtTACTGTATCTCCTAATGCATATGATGAGTCCTGGGGTCAAGATGGAATCTGGATTGCATCCCAGCTCCTGAGACAGATTGAAGCTCTGGACCCACCAATGAGGCTACCCCGAAGGCCTCTGAGAGCCTTTGAATCAGACCTTTTCCACAATAGGACTGCCAACCAAAGGAATATGACAGCCCCCTTTCCAATTCAGAATAATCTAT ttgaagAACAAGAAAGGCAGGAAAGGAATAGAAGCCGTCAGCCTCCCAAAGAGGGTGGTGAAGATAGTGCAAACCTGGACTTCATGTTGGCCCTAAGTCTGCAAAATGAGGGCCAGGCCTCCACTGTGGCAGAACAGGACTTCTGGAGGGCCGTTTGTGAGGCAGATCAGTCGCATGGTGGGCCCAGTTCTCTGAGTGACATGAAGG GTGCAGCTGATGAGACCATGTTGCCTTGTGAATTTTGTGAGGAGCTCTACCCAGAGGATCTGCTGATTGACCATCAG aCAAGCTGTAACCCTTCGCGTGCCTTACCTTCGCTCAATACTGGAAGCTCTTCTTCCAGGGGGGTGGAAGATCCTGATGTCATCTTCCAGAACTTTCTGCAGCAGGCTACAAGTAACCAGTTAGACTCTTTGATGGGTCTGAGCAATTCACCCCTTGTGGAAGATAGTGTCATCATCCCATGTGAATTCTGTGGGGTACAGTTGGAAGAAGAGGTGCTGTTCCATCACCAG GACCAATGTGACCAACGCCCAGCCATGGCAAACAACCATGTGATTGAGGGGATTCCTAAACAGCCATCCCAACTTCAAGAGACCTCACCAGAGCTGCCCAGGAGGCGTGTCAGACACCAGG GAGAATTGTCTTCTGGCTATATGGATGATATCAAGCAGGAAATAGCTAAAGGACCCATCTACCCTCTGCCCCCCAGCAGACCCATTAATAATATTACAACTACCTGTAACCGACTATCAAAATCAACATCAGGCTCTACAACTGGGTGCCAGCCCAACCCTCCTCGAGTGCTGAAACTCAACAACTCAGACAGCCAGGACATCCGAGGGCGAAATAGAAGCAGCCAGAATGGGGCCATGGACACTGATGCATGCTCAGTTCGAAATCTCCACCCAGAATACCTTGTGTCCTCTTTCCCCGTTGGGCCTTCTGCGAGATATGGAGCCAG TGGTAGGAGTGAAGGTGGCAGAAGTTCCCGGGTCACCCCTGCAGCTACCAACTACCGCAACAGAACTGCAAAG GCAAAGCCCCCGAAGCAGcagggagctggggatgcagaggaggaagaggaggaggagtag